In Natranaerobius thermophilus JW/NM-WN-LF, the genomic stretch TTGATGAGGTCGACATCATTAAGGAAGGGATGAACCTAGGAGGAGATCAGTAAATGACTGTTACCAATAAAGGAATGAAGTGCCGCCAACTTCTGACAGGCGAAAGCTGCAAAGAAGGCTCACCGCAGAAGAATAGTGCGGAACACGAAGGATATGCGGGAGTGCACAGTTCTTTAAGGATAACTGAAAACAACATCTCCAATGCAAACTTGTCGAAGGGGAATTTGCTAGAGGAAATTTTGGATAGAGACAACATGAATAAAGCATTCAAGAAAATAAAATCCAACAAAGGCTCTCACGGGATTGATGGGATGGGAGTAGATGAACTTCTACAATATCTCAAAGAAAACGGGGACCACCTCAGGCAAAGAGTCCTGGACGGTAAATACCGCCCTAATCCCGTCAGAAGGGTAGAGATACCTAAAGAAGATGGGAAGAAAAGAAAATTAGGCATACCTACAGTGGTAGACAGGGTAATCCAACAAGCAATAGCCCAAGTACTATCTCCAATATATGAGGAGCAATTCTCAGATAACAGCTATGGTTTTCGCCCTGGACGCAGTACTCATGATGCAATTAAGAAAAGTCAACAAAACATAAATGAAGGATACAAATATGTAGTAGATATGGACTTGGAGAAATACTTTGACACAGTAAACCAGAGCAAATTGATAGAAGTGCTATCTAAGACAATAAAAGACGGTCGAGTAATATCTCTTATCAACAAATATCTAAGAGCAGGAGTAATGATCAAACACACCTATAAGGATACAGAAGTTGGCGTGC encodes the following:
- the ltrA gene encoding group II intron reverse transcriptase/maturase, which produces MTVTNKGMKCRQLLTGESCKEGSPQKNSAEHEGYAGVHSSLRITENNISNANLSKGNLLEEILDRDNMNKAFKKIKSNKGSHGIDGMGVDELLQYLKENGDHLRQRVLDGKYRPNPVRRVEIPKEDGKKRKLGIPTVVDRVIQQAIAQVLSPIYEEQFSDNSYGFRPGRSTHDAIKKSQQNINEGYKYVVDMDLEKYFDTVNQSKLIEVLSKTIKDGRVISLINKYLRAGVMIKHTYKDTEVGVPQGGPLSPILSNIMLHELDKELEKRGHEFVRYADDLLIFCKSRRSAGRTLKNILPFIENKLFLKVNKDKTVVAYVGKVRFLGFGFYRHKGKARLRVHLKSVTKMRTRIKELTSRSYGISNEARAKKLSRYIMGWVNYFKPADMKNLLINTDSWMRRRIRMIYWKQWKKVRTKFKMLKFFGANKYKAWEYANTRKGYWRISNSPVLSKSLGNDVIKGFGFLFFSEYYRQVKA